Below is a window of Planktothrix tepida PCC 9214 DNA.
AAACCGCTAACTCCTCAATCATCACCGAAAAGTTTGTAAAGCTTTCCTGGTGCCTATGGCTCAGTGGAACCACTCCGATCCATCTCGAACTCGGCTGTGAAACGCTGACACGGCGAAGATACTTGGCGGGTAGCCGCCTGGAAAAATAGCTCGGTGCCAGGTTAATATCAAACTAAAGCCTTCTTCCAGTGGTAAATCGGAAGGAGGCTTTAGTCTTTTAACACTTTCAGAAACCCGGTTTCTTTCAAGATCTATAGCGCTACTTGAAGAGGGAACAGGGAACAGGGAACAGCAAGAGGTGAAAGGGTTTGAGAATTCAGAAATGTCCTAACCGTAATGGGTAGCGCTATAGCAACGCTTTAGGAGATAAGTCCTCTACTCAGGTTAAAGAATCCTGCCTGAACAAGTCATTTTTTTGATTAAAAAATCTCAGTGACTTTAGCCCTGAGAGTGTCAAAACAGCTAAACCTCAAGATGGATCTGGTATGGTGAATATCACCCTATTACAGTTAATTTAAATAATGACTTTTACTCTCCAAATTCTGCATACATCCGACCAAGAGGCAGGGGTTGAAGCCCTAGAAGATATCCTCCCTTTTTCCAGCGTCATTAACGCTCTGCGTTCTCAATTTCCTGAACAAACCCTGGCTCTAACTTCAGGAGATTTATACATTCCCGGCCCGTTTTTTTTCGCCAGTAGCGATCCGGCACTGAGCGCTGTAATTGGTAAACCCGGTGCAGGACGCGCCGATATTGAAACTAACAATGGCTTGTTCTTTGACGCTGCCACCTTCGGCAGTCATGAATTTGACCTCGGTACGGGTATCCTCGCATCCTTGATTCCCGCAGACCCCGTTATCGAAGGAGTCTATAACTATCCGGGTGCTAAATTCCCATTTTTGAGTGCGAACCTCGACTTCAGCACCGACAGTAATTTAGCAAAATTCGTGGTTCCTGACGGACAGCCCCCCCAACCCAACAGCATCGCTAAAAGCACAGTGATTGAAGTGCAAGGGCAACCCATCGGGATTGTTGGGGCTACAACTCCTCTTTTGGGCAGCCTCTCGTCTCCTGGCAATATTGGTATATCCCCCTCAGACCCTAACGATATCGAGGCTCTGGCGGCCACCATTCAACCCTCCATTGATGCCCTCACCGCCCAAGGCATTAACAAAATTGTTCTGTTGTCCCATCTGAGAGACCTGAATATTGACCAGGAACTCGCCTCTCGCCTCCGGGATGTGGATGTGATTGTGGCGGGGGGATCTAACGATATATTGGCGGATGCGACTGATCGCCTGCGAGTCGGAGATACGGCTAATGGTCTCTACCCAATTCTCACAACCTCCGCCACCGGGCAACCCGTTGCGATTGTGAATACTAAGGGCAACTATAAGTATGTGGGGCGTTTGGTCGCCGATTTTGATGATAATGGGGTTCTAATTCCCTCAAGCATTGACCCCAATATCAGTGGAGCCTACGCAACGGACAAAACTGGGGTGATCGAGACAGGAAATGTCGCACCCAATGAGGAATTATCGGTAGGCTTGGCTGCGGGACAACTTTCCATTGTTCCCAAAGACGGGAATACCTTTGGCCGCAGCGAGGTATTTCTCAACGGCGACACCAGCGATGTCCGCACCCAAGAAACCAATCTGGGTAATCTCGGCGCCGATGCTAATTTGTTTGCGGCTCGCCAAGTCGATCCGAGTGTAGCGATCTCAATTAAAAATGGGGGAAGTATCCGCTACTCCATCGGGGCTATTAGTAGCGAGGGTGAAAAAATCCCACCGATCGCTAATCCTATTGCTGGGAAGGAAGCGGGACAAGTTTCCCAACTCGATATTGAAAACGTTATGCGATTCAATAATGAGTTAACGGTGCTGACCCTAACGGCATCGCAACTGCAACAAGTAATTGAGCATGGCTTGGCGAAAACAGCAGCCGGGGCAACTCCGGGTCAGTTCCCACAAGTTGGGGGGATGGCGTTTAGCTTCGATGCCAGTTTACCTGTAGGACAGCGCTTGCGTGCTCTCTCGCTACGAGATGAATCGGGCAGTGTTACGGATATTGTGGTAGAAAATGGTCAGTTAGTCGGCGACCCGAACCGCTCTTTCCGTACTGTAACCCTGAAGTTTCTGGCAGATGGAGGCGATGGCTATCCCTTCCCAGACTTTGCGGCTACCTCTAACCCGGTCAGCCTCGCAGCGGCAGGATCTGACTCAACTTTTAATACCCCAGGTCGGGAGCAAAAGGCGGTTGCGGATTATCTGGCGGCGATTGGATTGTTCAACGAGGCCGATGTGCCAGCAGCCGAAGACGAGCGCATTCAAAACTTGACGGTTCGCAGCGATACGGCTCTCGCCTCGGAGTTTTTTAACTTGAATGATGACGATAATGTGTTTACAGTGGCGTCAGGATTGCTGGCGGGACGACTGGGTGGACTGCGATCGCTCGATGGTAACGATATCATCACGGGTTCGGCTGAGGCTGATCTCATCAATGGCAATCGCAACGATGATCAAATTTCGGGTCTAGGGGGTGACGATACTGTTTTTGGAGGCGCGGGAAATGATGTTCTTAATGGCGACGAAGGTAACGATATCCTTTTCGGAGATTTAGGTAACGACACCTTAACGGGTAATTCAGGTAGCGATACTTTCGTTTTGCGCTCTGGTGGTGGTGGCGATGTGGTGACTGACTTTGAGAATAAGGTTGATGTCTTGGGATTGCCAGAAGGTTTAACTTTCGCGCAACTTTCGATAACTCAAGGGGCGACCGGAACGTTAATCTCTTTTAACCAAGAAGTTCTCGTTAGCCTCAATGGTGTTGCATCTAGCTTAGTTACGGCGGAGAGTTTCAAAGCGATCGCATAGCAAGACATTTTATATTTTAACGTGACGTGAGTTCGATCAAAAATTTTTTTTGATAAAGGGGTTGACATTCATCGAGAAAGGGAGTAGATTAGTAAATTGTGAGAGGAAAACAAGCGAAACACAAAACTGCTAACTCCTCAATCATCACCGAAAAGTTTGTAAAGCTTTCCTGGTGCCTATGGCTCAGTGGAACCACTCCGACCCATCTCGAACTCGGCTGTGAAACGCTGATACGGCGAAGATACTTGGCGGGTAGCCGCCTGGAAAAATAGCTCGGTGCCAGGTTAATATCCAACTAAAGCCTTCTTCCAGTGATAAATCGGAAGGAGGCTTTAGTCTTTTACCCTACTGCCTAGAAACCCGGTTTCTTTGACCCCTGGTATTATATGATATTTTGAGATTCCTAATAGATTGAATATGAAGGCGATATTACCCCCTGGAATTATTTTAGATCCTCTATTACAACAATGGTTATTAGAAGATATCGGAAGAGGCGATCATAGTACCGCAGGATTATTAATTGGAAATCAGATAAAATCGGCGGATTGGATTGTTAAAGAAAAGGGTGTCATTGCTGGGTTATCCGTAGCGGCGAGAGTATTTCAACTCTTAGATCATCAGATGCAATTTACACCTTTAATTCAGGATGGAGAATATTGTGAAAAAGAGACAAAAATTGCAACTTTAGAAGGAAGTTTAGAAGCCTTATTAACGGGTGAGCGAGTGGCATTAAATTTAGCGATGCGATTGAGTGGAATAGCGACAGCAACGAGAAAATATGTAGAAGCGATCGCAGATTTACCTTGTCAATTAGTTGATACTCGCAAAACAACACCCGGATTAAGAGTATTAGAAAAATATGCGATTCAAGTGGGGGGTGCAAAAAATCATCGCATGGGATTAGATGATGCAATTATGATTAAAGATAATCATATTGCGGCGGTGGGTGGAATTGGAAAAGCGATCACTCAAATTCGAGAAATCATGCCTTATCCTTTAACAATTGAAGTAGAAACAGAAACTTTAGAACAGGTCAAAATCGCCTTAGAACATCAAGCGGATATTATTATGTTAGATAATATGTCTTTAGAATTAATGAAGGAAGCAGTTCATCTAATTCGTCAGAATAATCCTGGTATTAAAATAGAAGCATCGGGAAATATTACCTTAGAAACTATTCATTCCGTTGCAGAAACCGGGGTGGATTATATTTCAACCAGTGCCCCCATTACCCGTTCAACTTGGTTAGATTTAAGCATGAAAATTTAACATCCTCAAACTTGATAACCCCGATGAAATTTTAAGCTTAAATATTCTTAAAGAAAATCCCCCTGAATTAGGGGGAATTCTGAGCTTTTGATAAAGGCTACTTAGAAATAAAATGCACCCAAAAATTCCCATCAGGGATGCAAACTCGCGTGATCAAGCGATAAGAATAATGTAAATAAGATCCACTCAAATCGGTGCGATAACCAGAGGAGAACCATTCCCCATAGGGGTCATGAACAATAAATCCGTATTCGTCATAACCCACAACAACGATGATATGGCCAAAGGAAGTAAAATACCCATGAATAACAGCCGGATTTCCAGCCGCAATCCAATCTTTAATATCGTCTATAGTTCCATTGTCAGTAAAATAATCCTGACAACCATAATCTCGAACAATTCGAGCTAAATCATAAGGATCATGACGACTATAGCCTTTATTAATCGCATATTCATAAAGTTCATCTTCCAGTTGACCCGAACTGGTTTTACGACGAGCTTTGAAATATTCCAAACACATTGAGATGGAAGTCACATTGCATGAACCCGTGGGATTAAACCAGTTGTCTAATTGAGATTTATAGGGAACATTGAGACGATAACTGGATGGAATCGGTTTAGGATAAACCAGTTTTCCATTGTCATAAATTTGGGCGTGTTCTCCCCAAATATATAAAACCGAATATCCTCCAAAAGACTCATTTCGTAAAGCGACTCGTAAATGTCCACGAATGGGGTCATAGGCTAAAACAGCAAATTCTTTTCCGCCAGGAATCGAAAATTTTTCTGAGTCATTTAGTTGAGAAGAAGCAATCGGTTTAACCTTAAAAACGGTACTTTTAAGGGTTTTCAATATCGGGGTGGTAACGGGAATCTGTTCCCGTTTTGTTTCGATTAACTTTTTCGCAGTAATTGCACCCAGATAACCCGCTTCACCACACTCCATCAACTTTTGGAATTGATGTAATGAAGCTGTTGATTTAGGGCCAAAAATGCCATCGGCTGGGGGATCAAGCAAACCTAACCCAATGAGTTGAGTTTGGATCTGACGAGTGAGTTCGTCATCTTCAGCAATGGCTTTAATATCATATCGAGTATTTTTACCGATAAAATCCTGTAGTTTCATAGGGGCTGGTTCTCATCAATGACTCAAAAGCATAGACATCAAAGTTGTCAGGACAATTTTACCGATATTCGGGAAGAATTTAGAGATATCCCGATCATCCCTCTAAATCTGTGCTGTGAACAGGAGGTTTCAGGATGACGATTCCATAAGCATGAGCCGATAAATACTGTTGTGCTGCCTGTTGAATTTCTGTAGAACTCAATGCTTGAATATGATCAGGATAATACAGACCTGGGGTTAAATCCCCGACTAAGGATTGGTAATAGCCATATAATCCCGCGCGATCGCTCGGTGTTTCATTACTAAAGATAAACCGATTTGCCACTTGTGTCCTAACTTTTGTCATTTCCTCTTCTGTAATTGGTTCGTTTTGAAGTTGAGAGATATGATCACACAGAATCGCTTCAACCTCGGTCAGATTTTCTACGGGTAAACGGGCTGAAATATAAAAGACCCCTTGCAAACGCTGAGTCATATTACTCGCAGAAATCGACGAAACTAACCCCCGATTTTCGCGGAGATCTTGAAACAGTCGTGCTGTTCTTCCTTGGCCTAAAATATACGCTAAAACATCTAAGGGGTAAGTTTCGGACAGTTCTTCTAAACCCGGGACACGCCACAGCATTAATAATCGAGCTTGTTGTAACGTATCATCAATAATTTCTTGACGGACAATGCTCTGAAAACTGGCTTCAGGAGTCCAGTGTTTACGCTCTGGGAGGGCAGAACTGATTGATCCGGGATAAACTGAAGTAACGGCATCTTCTACGGTTTGAATCAGAGAATCAACGGGTAAATTTCCCACCACTGCTACCGTCATAGAGCGAGGCTGATACCAGGTGCGATGGAAATCTCGCATTTGTTGAGGATGTAACTGCTCAATTACCGATGCTGGCCCCAAGACCGGACGACGATAGGGAAGCTGCTCAAAGGCGATTTCCATGGACTGGCGAAAAGAACGCCTACCGGGGTTATCCTCAGAACGACGAATTTCTTCTAACACCACAAATCGTTCTCGTTCAAACGCCTCATCCGCAATACTAGCATTGAGAACTACATCAAACTGTAAAGGAGCTAAATCCGCCAAGTCTTGAGGGGCAGTGGTAATGTAGTAATGGGTATAGTCTTGGCTGGTGGCAGCATTGGTAACCGCACCCCGTTGTTCAATTTTTTGTTCAAATTCTCCCAACTGGAGATGGGGTGTGCCTTTAAAAACGATATGTTCTAAAAAATGCGCCATCCCGTTGATATCATTGGATTCAATCGCCGAACCGATATTAATCCAAACGTTGAGATTGACAGCATCCACAGGTAACTGTTCCGCCACAATGGTTAAACCATTTGAGAGGTGATGAACAGTTGGGGTATTAATCGGTCGAGACGAAGACGGTTTAACAAGGATGGAAGTCATTCGTTGTGTTTTGGGTTGTCTAGGTTTCTATCACTTTAGACCTTTTTGAGGGAAATTGAAAAACCCCCCGGTATTAAGATATCAAGGCTAACCTGGCTTATTAAAAAATTCTATCCCTACTGATAGAGGAGGCGATCAGCACTTAATCAGTAGGATGGGGACAGTCACCGAAATGACCCCAAACGTAAACAACAACTGGGTTGGACTGATTATCGGTTGACGGATTTTCCAGATATGGAAAAATGCTGGGAAATCATTTTCAAAGTGACAGAAGAAGGAGAATCTACCCAATAGAAACAAGAACTCGCCATGCCATTAGCAAGTTCTTGTTCAAAAGACAAATAGGAGACTATTGTGTTAAAGTGGACAACAATTTGTCAATCCAGATTAACTCTCGTATTCCAGAACCTCTAAAATGGCGGGGAGCGGATTTGAACCACTGACCTTCGGGTTATGAGCCCGACGAGCTACCAGGCTGCTCTACCCCGCGTCGCTTGTTCCTTTCCTAGTATAACCATAACCTTCTGGATTTGACAACCCCTTTTTTAAAATATTTTTTGGGGACAAGGGGACAAGGGGACAAGGGGACAAGGGGACAAGGGGACAAGGGGACAAGGGGACAAGGAGAGATGAGGGAGGCCGAAGTCTCCCTTCGACAGGCTCAGGGCAGCGCAGTGTCAAGCTGTCAATAGCTCACTTTAAAGAAACGACAATTCCCCCATGACATCTAAGCGTTTGAAGTCGTTGAGGGTGAGAAATTTTTCACCAAGGGTTTCGGCGATGGTGGGGGTAATCCATCCCATTTGTTTTAATAGATGAATGGCGGTGGCATATTTAGCGCGATGTGAGCCATCCATGACTTTAATCGCTAATCCCATACCTTCGCCAATGCGTCCAACACATTGCACCCCTTCGGCTCCAGATTTACTGACGAGTTCTCCTTCGGTTAAACGCATTAATTCCGTATCAAAGTGTCCAACTCCTGCGACCATTTCCGGGTGATGGGTCATGGCGCGAACAATTCTCTCTCGATCCAGGTTATCCCCCGATGTCAACTGAGCATAGAGTATCGCCATTTGGCTTAATTCCAGATAATAGGTAGGTGCTCCACAGTCATCCCTAGCGCTGAGGAACTCATCGGGGGGTAATGCTAATAATTCTCCGACTTTACCGATAATGAGTTGTTGTAGAGGATGTTTCCGTTGTAAATAACTTTCTAACGGCCAATGGCATTGTTGACAAACCGCTAACATTCCGGCGTGTTTCCCAGAACAGCCATGCTGCAAACGGCTATTTTTGCCTTCAGGAATGGGACACTGGAGTTGTACGGGGTCAACATCTGCTCGCCAGAGAATATTAAACGCTTGTCGCGCTTGCTCGATGGTTCCTTGATGAGAACTACAAATAATCGCTAAGTCAATATCGGTTAAATCATATCGTTCCAGTGTGCCTGTTGTGATCACCGCTAAGGCTTGAAACGGTTTTAGGGCAGACCGGATAAAAGTCGCCGTGTCGGAATTTCCCGCAACAGATAATACTCGTCCTCGGCTATCACAGACGGTCGCTTGCACCCGATGGGTAGACTCAACGAGTCCTTCCCGCAGGAGTCTAACTTCCAGTTCTTTGGCTTGTGTTCGTTTTCCCCGTGTCATATTTAAGATTATATTTGAATTGGATTCGGTGAGTCTTTACAATAAGATCCAGATTAGTCCGCCTCCTGCCAACAATCCTGCTAAACCGTAATAAGTTTTTCGTAATCGAGTCAGAATCGGTTGAACTTGGTGGGTAAGAATAAGTTGATCTTGAAGTAAAAATTCAGGGGTTTTGAGCCAAGTTTGGCCATCATACCATCCTGATTCTTCATAAAAAATTCTAGAACTCAACAGACGG
It encodes the following:
- a CDS encoding 5'-nucleotidase C-terminal domain-containing protein translates to MTFTLQILHTSDQEAGVEALEDILPFSSVINALRSQFPEQTLALTSGDLYIPGPFFFASSDPALSAVIGKPGAGRADIETNNGLFFDAATFGSHEFDLGTGILASLIPADPVIEGVYNYPGAKFPFLSANLDFSTDSNLAKFVVPDGQPPQPNSIAKSTVIEVQGQPIGIVGATTPLLGSLSSPGNIGISPSDPNDIEALAATIQPSIDALTAQGINKIVLLSHLRDLNIDQELASRLRDVDVIVAGGSNDILADATDRLRVGDTANGLYPILTTSATGQPVAIVNTKGNYKYVGRLVADFDDNGVLIPSSIDPNISGAYATDKTGVIETGNVAPNEELSVGLAAGQLSIVPKDGNTFGRSEVFLNGDTSDVRTQETNLGNLGADANLFAARQVDPSVAISIKNGGSIRYSIGAISSEGEKIPPIANPIAGKEAGQVSQLDIENVMRFNNELTVLTLTASQLQQVIEHGLAKTAAGATPGQFPQVGGMAFSFDASLPVGQRLRALSLRDESGSVTDIVVENGQLVGDPNRSFRTVTLKFLADGGDGYPFPDFAATSNPVSLAAAGSDSTFNTPGREQKAVADYLAAIGLFNEADVPAAEDERIQNLTVRSDTALASEFFNLNDDDNVFTVASGLLAGRLGGLRSLDGNDIITGSAEADLINGNRNDDQISGLGGDDTVFGGAGNDVLNGDEGNDILFGDLGNDTLTGNSGSDTFVLRSGGGGDVVTDFENKVDVLGLPEGLTFAQLSITQGATGTLISFNQEVLVSLNGVASSLVTAESFKAIA
- the nadC gene encoding carboxylating nicotinate-nucleotide diphosphorylase, which codes for MKAILPPGIILDPLLQQWLLEDIGRGDHSTAGLLIGNQIKSADWIVKEKGVIAGLSVAARVFQLLDHQMQFTPLIQDGEYCEKETKIATLEGSLEALLTGERVALNLAMRLSGIATATRKYVEAIADLPCQLVDTRKTTPGLRVLEKYAIQVGGAKNHRMGLDDAIMIKDNHIAAVGGIGKAITQIREIMPYPLTIEVETETLEQVKIALEHQADIIMLDNMSLELMKEAVHLIRQNNPGIKIEASGNITLETIHSVAETGVDYISTSAPITRSTWLDLSMKI
- a CDS encoding C39 family peptidase, producing the protein MKLQDFIGKNTRYDIKAIAEDDELTRQIQTQLIGLGLLDPPADGIFGPKSTASLHQFQKLMECGEAGYLGAITAKKLIETKREQIPVTTPILKTLKSTVFKVKPIASSQLNDSEKFSIPGGKEFAVLAYDPIRGHLRVALRNESFGGYSVLYIWGEHAQIYDNGKLVYPKPIPSSYRLNVPYKSQLDNWFNPTGSCNVTSISMCLEYFKARRKTSSGQLEDELYEYAINKGYSRHDPYDLARIVRDYGCQDYFTDNGTIDDIKDWIAAGNPAVIHGYFTSFGHIIVVVGYDEYGFIVHDPYGEWFSSGYRTDLSGSYLHYSYRLITRVCIPDGNFWVHFISK
- a CDS encoding M16 family metallopeptidase; the encoded protein is MTSILVKPSSSRPINTPTVHHLSNGLTIVAEQLPVDAVNLNVWINIGSAIESNDINGMAHFLEHIVFKGTPHLQLGEFEQKIEQRGAVTNAATSQDYTHYYITTAPQDLADLAPLQFDVVLNASIADEAFERERFVVLEEIRRSEDNPGRRSFRQSMEIAFEQLPYRRPVLGPASVIEQLHPQQMRDFHRTWYQPRSMTVAVVGNLPVDSLIQTVEDAVTSVYPGSISSALPERKHWTPEASFQSIVRQEIIDDTLQQARLLMLWRVPGLEELSETYPLDVLAYILGQGRTARLFQDLRENRGLVSSISASNMTQRLQGVFYISARLPVENLTEVEAILCDHISQLQNEPITEEEMTKVRTQVANRFIFSNETPSDRAGLYGYYQSLVGDLTPGLYYPDHIQALSSTEIQQAAQQYLSAHAYGIVILKPPVHSTDLEG
- a CDS encoding asparaginase translates to MTRGKRTQAKELEVRLLREGLVESTHRVQATVCDSRGRVLSVAGNSDTATFIRSALKPFQALAVITTGTLERYDLTDIDLAIICSSHQGTIEQARQAFNILWRADVDPVQLQCPIPEGKNSRLQHGCSGKHAGMLAVCQQCHWPLESYLQRKHPLQQLIIGKVGELLALPPDEFLSARDDCGAPTYYLELSQMAILYAQLTSGDNLDRERIVRAMTHHPEMVAGVGHFDTELMRLTEGELVSKSGAEGVQCVGRIGEGMGLAIKVMDGSHRAKYATAIHLLKQMGWITPTIAETLGEKFLTLNDFKRLDVMGELSFL